The genomic region tttttcagACGTCACACTGACTGAAGTTACCATGTAAAGTAGGAAGTGTAGAGCACTTCTGTGTCAGAGTCCATCAGAGCTGAGCTGCTTTCAGACGACTCCGTCTTGTTGTGGATGCTGAAGCTGATCATGGTTCTACTGTGGATGATCCTGTTGGTGCTTCTGCTCTGTGCAGAGGCCGAGAACGTGACCGAGGTCAGAGGAGAGCTGGGGACCAATGTCACTCTAACCTGCTCCAATCAGACATCAGACAGATACTGGTACATGGAGATCCACAGTCAGTTCAGAGCAGGTATCGGCCGCAGTTTTTCCTCAGCAGGCTCTACCTACTGCTCTCCTGGTTTTGAAACCAAGTTCTCAATCACAGGAAACAAACTGATAATTAAAAACTTGACAGCAGAGGACTGCAGGCTTTACTTCTGTGGCATCAAGAGAGATGGCAGCATTCATTTTGTGGAGACTTTCCACCTCGTCTCAAGTAAGTagccaagtttttttttgttttgttttgtttggttttttttttttgcttattgcTGTAAAACATATGAACATATGACTAACAAATGATTAGTTAGTTCTCAGGCTTTATGACGTATTTGCAGAAAAGCAGGTTTTGAGCAGGCTAACAGGatttctcttttctgttttgcatgttttaacTTGTTATCTATTACCACGTTCTTTACTTTTTGCATTCACTCTGTTCTCATGTCTGACCTTCATAGTCATTAGTATTAGTAAGTGTGAGAATGAATGCAAACGGAATGAGatcatgtgttatttttttcacatccaAACTTCCCACCATTTGTTTTGACTCAAACTCTCCTCTGTGAAGGTCCAGCGTGGTGGGTTTTAACATGTCCTGAGATACTGTAAAAGAAAACTTTGGCAGTTAAAACCTAACAAGTAATAACTCAACTTGTGAGcttgatatatttttctttttccttttttggaacttacactGGGTACAAAAAGGTTCCTTGCAGCTTCAAGGTTGGATTTCATAAGGCAAAAAGCTGCACCTATTCTGATTTCCTTGATTTCTTGAGTGAAAGCGATCCTTTCTTtggataaaaagaataaaaagaaattaataattaaCACAAAAACCCCAGCAGAGCAATAAGATGGTGTATTGATACAGGTAACTagatgggttttttgttgttgttgtttaaagaAATAAGAGTTTTTTCTATCATGGCTGTATACTACCTTATATATCTGATATATGAAAAGTATGTTTTTCAATGAAAATTTATAGATGGTGGGCGTGTTTCAAGTTGCTGATTTGTAACTATAACATGTTCTCAGTTGATCTTTTTGCCTCTTTGTTTCCAGATGTCATTGTTCCTCCCAACGACCCACAGAACGACTGCTATAAGAGTCACCTCATCATCATCTGTGTCTCAGAATGACAAAGGCAGCCACTAATAATCAGTGAGTGTGTCACAGTAGATAAATTTAGCACATTTTCTAACTTCAGATCACAGTATCTAATGTTTGAATAGATGTTTCTGGCAGCACATATTAGAAGTGTTGGTCAAACTTCAGTCCGTAtttcttttaatcattttgCACTGTGACCAATCACTCTTACAAGTGAGGAAGCAGCTTTATACTGTCAGCGACTGCACAGAAATCTGTGTATTATAAGAATATATCTAGATCTGTACATCTGGATAAACAAGAAGTGACTCACAGCTCTGTTGGCAGGTTTTGTCGTCATATTGCTGTGcttgaagaggagaaaatgcTACGACTGATGCTTCAGGTCACATCTGTAATGCTACAGAGCTACTGCGGGCTGTGCAGGTAAGTAAAAACTGTGACTGCTAACAAAACTGATGCTGTGTGTGCTGCATAAACCATGACTACTGACAGTACTGGTACTAGGATCACTCtctataatgtttaaaaaatgtttggctGCTATGATGAACGTTAACAGGCATTAAGTCGTAATGACAAAATGGAAATATGCATGTGATGTCTTCTGAAATTAATAGAATCTAAAACAGCTTTGTTCATTTAAGATTCCTGGTCATTTATGTTTGCTGCTTCAGATCATCCAGGTGTACGTTATCACAGTCATACAGTTTTCCCAAGACAGGACGTTCCAACAAATTCACCCCAGTCCACCATGCAATagtatcctcctctgtcacactgatcttctctgaggtcttcttcttttcctcttttactgcctggcagctccatatttaaCATAATTTGTCCAATATATCTACTACCCATCCTCTATGTGCGCCTAAAACATCTCAGCCTTGTCTCTATAACTTTTGATTTACCCCATTATTAATGTTTTCATGTGCATTTGGATGAGCTGCATCAGGGACAAACATAATCAAAGTAATGCGACATCACAGCCTCTCTAGCTTTAGCTCCAAACCGCTCAGCCTGAACTGTCCCTCTGATATACTCATTTCTCAGCCATCATCTCCCAACTGTACATCAGCAGGTCTCACTGTGGTTGGgttaaagtcatacagaaatgGTTACTTCAAATTATTGCTCCTAAAGTTGCTTCTGTGAGCtattaaatcatgaattatatttagtttttcacaAAACTCCTTCCAGCTTCCAGTGGGCTCAGCAAACACTTTTCTGGTGGGTTTATGGCCTCAGGAGCTCCTTTCAGGTcttactgaataaaacatgatgttcatttaGGAAGTCATGGTAACATTAGtgcagaaagaatgaaaagcagGGCATAACTTAGGGCAGGGCTGGTGCCTTACTCAATTGTGAGGTATGGTTTCTTCAGGAACACCAGTGTTTTGGCACGAAAAACATGATGATCAAGTCAAATGAATGAGATGAACCAGGGTCAAAATATTATCTTCAAAGCCAAAGTGAAGCAGCAAAAACCTCATTTTTCCTAATATAGACTTGAGTCTGGCTCTAAAAAAGACAGTTGCCCACAGACCCACATGTTAAAATGCTAAAAAGTTTTGATCTCTATAGCTATTTTACTCCTTCAGTGTTGCTGCTAACGCTGCAAAGACTATCACTGTAGCTATTAAAAGTTACAGTGATAGTAGTAATACTATCTAATAGTACTACTTGTACTACCCTGTACTGATTActcattttctgtttcaggGTAGGCGACCCTCTTTCAGCAAGACATCACGGgatttgattcattcatttcattttttcatgtGTAGTATCAGTACACAGTATATTTCATGATTTGTTGTAACAGtattaaaaagtaatttgtctgcttccactttgtttcactgtttaataaaaattacatttattacaaTGTAATATTTGTTCTTTTAATCCATATTTCTATTTCTAATCTATTTCTTGACCGTGGGAACATTTAAGAAGATCAGAAGACACCgtacaatttaaaatgagcCTTTTATGTCATGTAGCAGCcagtccaaaaaacaaaacaaaaaagctgttaCTTTAAACATGTCACTGTCATCTCTGGTACAATGATTTTGCTGTTAAAGTTGCTGTTGTTCTCATTACTAGCGTCACTACTGCAGTATTGTCATTAAATCATTGAGCTGCAGAAAACAGTTGAATATCTCTAATACTAAACCAAGCTACTGCGTTTAAGCAAGGGTCAATGTAATTCTACTTCCTGAGCGCTTGTtcgtttttgtggtttttaaaaaaatctgatgtcATATCAAGTGACCATCTGAAAAAGGAAGTGTAGAGCACTTCCCTCTTAGAATCACATCAGAGCTGAGCTGCTTTCAGACGACTCCGTCTTGTTGTGGATGCTGAAGCTGATCATGGTTCTCCTGTGGATGATCCTGTTGGTGCTTCTGCTCTGTGCAGAGGCCGAGAACGTGACCGAGGTCAGAGGAGAGCTGGGGACCGATGTCACTCTAACCTGCTCCAATCAGACATCAGACAGATACTGGTACATGGAGATCCACAGTCAGTTCAGAGCATGTATTGGCCGCAGTTTTTCTTCAGCAGGCTCTACCTACTGCTCTCCTGGTTTTGAATCCAAATTCTCAATCCTGGGAAACAAACTTGTGATTAAAAACTATACAGCAGAGGACTGCAGGCTTTACTTCTGTGGCATCAAGAGAGGTGGCAGCATTCATTTTGTGGAGACTTTCCACCTTTTGTTAGGTAAGTACCCAACTTTCAATTTACTTTAttgctgcaaaacaaattagTTGGTGTTCAGATCGCATGATGTATTTGTAGAAATGCACATTTTGAGCTGTCTAACAGGAGTTTTGACTGTTTCAACATGTTTAGGAAAGCTGTGACCACATTCTTGCAGTAATGTGGGATGTATGTGAATATTTGTTCTTAACCTCTAACAATACCATTGGGCTATGGTGACAGTCTTTTAAGCCCATGTGCATGTGAGCATGGATAGACTCGTGGTATATggcaataaacacacatgtaaaatggaaaatatggcaaatgtgtttgttaacaataaaataaaattgagggGCAAAAAGAGTTTTGTCTTCTTCATCAATACAGCAGTTatgcaacaggaaaaaaaactgataaTACTCAATAAGTAAAGCATTGTTTTACAATTATGGTGGCGATGAGGCTGAACAAGTGGTCTGTTTGTGGAAACGTCTACTTTTCATAAATCATCTTAATCTGGTCAACAGACATAAAACTTGTCTATAATCTACTGACTTGtgctttactgattactttgaGGTCACCATTGGATCTAGCTGGAGGTGAGGGTTTCAGTAGTATTGTAGTCATATGGTTCCTGATTCAGAATAATTTGACTTTGATGACCATTCTGTTGAAAATTATGAAATCAATACGTTGAGAAATGAGCTCAAGTGCTACATTGTCCCCGCCCCCACAACCAATAGACAGCAGAAACTAAAAATTGGCCCTTCTTTCAAATGCCTCCACTAAAAAAGCATCAGAAGAGCTATTCTGCCGAATACTGCTGTCGTCACAGATGGTGTGAAAGTGTGCTTGACCATTGGTGTCTTGGCTCCATGGTAatactaaacacaaataaaaaaaataaaaaaaaacagtcctcTTTAGTCAAATTAGGATGAGTGGCGAGGAACTCGTGTCCcatttgctttgtgtttgtacTTCATGTGTGAGCATTAGATCAGGGCACCAACACCAGAAGACATCTCGTGCATATCTAAATAAGAACGAGTTGTATACTTACAGTTGGTAGGTAGCTGACGTTCTTGTTCGTGTGtcaattaaatattttccttttctctacATTTAAGTTGCCTCAGAAATCAAAGTTAATTTAACTTGTTAGTACCTTAGTTTGGATCACTGGTTGTGATTGGAGATGTGAATCTTCTGCACTGTTTTCAGAATAATTTGTCAACAAAATGCCCCGATTGGAAACTTTAATTATCATAACTGTAACGGttctaaagaaataaaacaatacttttttttctttttttccattgattatcTCTCCTTTGTTCCTCTTTCATCTTTCTCCAGATGCCTCCAACAGCAACCTGCTGAAGGACTGCATCATGACTCAGTTCATCCTCATGATATCCGTCTCAGTTGCCGCTGTCATCATCCTGATAATGGGTGAGTGTGAGTGGAGATAAGTTTAGGAGATTCTGGTCTGAACTGTAAATACCGACATCCACTACTGGACGAGCCACACTATTCACCGATGAACACGACCCAAATTTATCTATCACAGCGTTCACTGGAGCTTTAAAAGctggtaatttaaaaaaataataaaataaaatgaaaaatgactcGCTGACATCTGTACTAAAGGAACAGTTAGGACACGAATACATGAGCTCAGCTACATGCTCTGTCCTCATATTGTGACCTCTGGTTTGGTAATAtttgcacagactttttgagAAGAGCATACTAATAGTGTTAGTCACATTTAACCTGAGGCTTGTCGCCCATGATTAATTAATTTCAGTGCTCTgatgtgttttatgtatttttaaacatgaTTCTATCTTTTCAAACACACTAAAGTTTGATATTTTAAGTATTTTCTGATTAACTTTGATCAAAAAGTTCTTTTAATATCAGGAAAAAGAGCCTCTACAAGAACACCCACATCCTTCATTGACTGAATCACAATCATAACACAATTTCTGATCTTTCATTAATGTCTGTTGTTAATCGACTGATCTGTTGCCCAGCAACCATTAGTAAATAGTAGAAATAACTGCTAGATAGTTTTTGTACACTATTTTCCTTATTTAGTTCtttaacataatataatataatatatatatatattttctttcgAATATATCTCTAATTTAGGTTTTCTTGCTGAACCCTAATCGTCTGTGAATTTCCCCAGTGTGGGATTAGTAAGTTTATGTCTAGGAAAATGATGATGAGTCCATCATTTATAATTTGTGCCAATCCAAATCACTTAAAAAAGTATGTCAACAACATTCACCTTAGTGAACAATGCTGATCAAACGGAGTTCTTGTAGTTTGTATTTTTGacgtgggttttattttttattttgagtttttgattTCAAGTCAGTAAagcttcagtttgtttgttttctctcatttcagtttagcttttctaagtttcagttttacttttagtTCCCTTAAATATTGTGATATAGAGGACATTTATCATGGGATTTTCAGAACTTCAGAATAAACATTACAACCCAACCTCTCTCTGAAAAGCCAGTTAGTCATGTAGACACCCTGAGTCTCAGTGAAAAGATGAGACAAACCTCTTCAGAGAGGAAGTGTGGACAAAGATGTTCAAATTGACAAATAACctgtatatttttgttttattttagtgtttcagtaattttcttttgcttgaatatcttatttgatttattttgttgttgtttttttattttacttgacTAAATCATTTTGAGAATAGCAGCAGTATTCAGACCGGATCATATTCTTACATTCATTATGAGACATTCTGTCCTGACTGTGAGTTTGAAGGTGGAGTGACTCAATGATCTGTTGGCAGGTGGGGTTTTGGTACTGCTGTGTTCGAGGAAGAACAAAAGCAGCAAACAGGTGGAAGAGCCTTCAGCTCACATCTACGAGAACGCAGAAACACTGTGGGCTATTCAGGTAAACAAACCTTCCACTGTTACTGACAGAACTGATACTGTgagttttaattttgcattacAAATATTTTTCTAGCAACTCCACAATCCTATATATCTGTATATTTAACACAGAAGAGGATATCACATTACAATGCTGTGTCACAATATAAAATAGCATCATACTATAACAATCATAGTGTATGTGAATAGGTTTGTACGCTGTCTGCTTCCCATGGACAGTGTGTGGGTTTGCTACTCTAGTCAATTTAAACTGTATGAAGTCTTCATGGCCTTGAGTTTGCTCCATGTCCACACAGTTAGATGTAGCTGGCACCATTTAACCACACTTCAGACCGATTATGATCAGTTCAAAACACAGATACTAGTgctgaaaatgttcattttaggCCTTCAACAAGGAACTTAACTAACCAGCCGTAGAGGTCAACGCATTATCTTTTTGAGCTgtgtagcacttttctactctgagcacccACAATGCATAGAATCTGCTGAGCCACAGTCACCCTAACATCTctaaaaactgttttatgtttgcaTCTGGTGATGACGCTGCTATTGGTACCTATGATATCAATACCACTGCTTAAAGTGCTAACACAATATTGCTTCTTCCCTATACTTATGTTGTGTTTCAGGGCAAGGTGATCCAGCCCTACCGAGCAAGACATCACTGAACGAGTTCTTTCAGACGCTACAAGACTTCATTTGTTGTATTTCATTGAAAAACATACAAACGTTTGCGCACGTTTCTTCTCTGCAGCAAATACATTAATTTTTtgttagtgctgtcagcgttaatcttgttaaaattatgttaacgccataaccgcgtTAACACGACAAATCTGCATTAGCGAGTTAATGCAGATCGCCCCATGCTTGGGGCTGCGCAGTGTCAACGCATAGATTTGCCACGTCAATGCGGTTATGGCgctaacgtcattttaacgagattaacgctgacagcactacatTTTGTGTATTATCAGGCTTGTTGGAAGACATCTGTCCACTTCAGATGTAAAACTTTCAAATCATATGGAAAGTTGTGTATCTTAAGCTGTCAAACACTGTCAAGCTGGAATCTGAAAGCAGACAATGGTTCAAACTTTAAGGGTTCATTTTGCAGTATTAGTATAAGGTGGAGGCAATAACAGTATTTATGATAGTAACAGAAATTTTACATAGGTAGTAGTTTTTGTTAAAGTTCTTGAAAATGGAATAGTAACCTATTAATAGATGTAGTGAAGTCTACGTTTGTGGTAGAATAACAGTAAGGATTATGGGTAGtttttgcaggacctgtacattTTATAGCTTTACTGTCAGACAGGATGGGGTTAGTGGGTAAAACATTTCCTGGCTTCTTCTTTTCTGCAAAGATTCTGGCAACGCctgaagaaaaaatagaaaagaggaAATAATTGGATGTGCTAATTTTACAAAGGTTTCCAGGAAATATGGCTACTCCGCATGATTTCACCATTAAAATCCTAGTGTCATCACTTCTTCTGCACACAACAACGTCTTTGTGTTACACCAGCTGATTGTATTGGCAGGTTCGTCAGACCCACTGAGATATCTGACGTACTACATCTTTTGGTGTGCAGCTGATCACTTATGTAACAGATGGTCACTACAGTCATGTGTA from Astatotilapia calliptera chromosome 23, fAstCal1.2, whole genome shotgun sequence harbors:
- the LOC113015547 gene encoding uncharacterized protein LOC113015547 — its product is MLKLIMVLLWMILLVLLLCAEAENVTEVRGELGTDVTLTCSNQTSDRYWYMEIHSQFRACIGRSFSSAGSTYCSPGFESKFSILGNKLVIKNYTAEDCRLYFCGIKRGGSIHFVETFHLLLDASNSNLLKDCIMTQFILMISVSVAAVIILIMGGVLVLLCSRKNKSSKQVEEPSAHIYENAETLWAIQGKVIQPYRARHH